Proteins from a genomic interval of Paenibacillus sp. FSL R5-0623:
- a CDS encoding sugar O-acetyltransferase: MREEERIMKGMLFSPSDPELKIIKRRAHNLSQRYSQTFEEQTEERNQILQQLLGQIGEGGFMQGPIFFHYGVHTRIGDHFFGNYNLTIQDDALVTIGDYTSFGPNVTIVTPIHPMISSERRRMVDQNGDVKSLCYAKPVTIGNDVWISANVTVCGGVTIGDGCVIGAGSVVTRDIPPHSFAAGVPCKVIRKITDADSMRNYPDVLADCRVLEE; encoded by the coding sequence ATGCGTGAAGAAGAGAGAATCATGAAGGGCATGTTGTTCAGTCCAAGTGATCCGGAATTAAAGATCATCAAAAGGCGAGCCCATAATCTCAGTCAGCGTTACAGCCAGACCTTTGAAGAACAGACTGAGGAAAGGAATCAGATATTGCAACAGCTACTGGGGCAGATCGGGGAAGGTGGATTCATGCAAGGCCCCATCTTCTTTCATTATGGTGTGCATACCCGAATAGGCGATCACTTCTTCGGTAATTACAATCTGACGATACAAGACGACGCGTTAGTGACGATCGGGGACTATACCAGTTTTGGACCCAATGTCACGATTGTTACCCCCATTCACCCCATGATTTCCAGCGAGCGGAGACGGATGGTGGACCAGAACGGTGATGTGAAGTCACTATGTTATGCCAAACCGGTCACGATTGGTAACGATGTATGGATCTCGGCAAACGTTACAGTATGCGGGGGCGTAACGATTGGAGACGGCTGTGTGATCGGAGCAGGTAGCGTGGTAACTCGTGATATTCCACCGCATTCTTTTGCAGCAGGCGTACCGTGCAAAGTTATTCGCAAAATTACTGATGCGGACAGCATGCGAAACTATCCCGATGTTCTGGCAGATTGCCGTGTGCTGGAAGAATGA